The window CACTGATACACTTACTGGATTGTACAAAGATTGGCAAAATATTCAGAATGATTTAAGAATTGTTACTATCTTGCTCTGATGTTGTGAGGatttgaaaaatgctttgaaaacaataaatttgcaagtttattatttgaaaagttttagaGAAAAGTATCATTTTATTCCCAGcagtctctcctcttccttcctccatggATCTGCTTATTCAGAACAGCCCTGATTCTTCCACCAGTCCCAGCGTAATACTACCCACTTCTGTAGAAAACAcagtgaagaaggaagagaaggtccAGGTCAAGAAACAGAAGATCAGAACCGTGTTCTCACAGACCCAGCTCTGTGTACTCAATGAGAGATTTCAGAGACAGAAATATCTCAGCCTCCAGCAGATGCAAGAACTTTCCAACATTCTGAACCTTAGCTACAAACAGGTAGGGTTGTTTTGTTGGCTttggaataagaaataaaaatgaaactaatttgCAGATAAGCACTGCTAACATCTTTCTGTAGATTCTCctacaaataatttgttttaatatgaaaACTGAATGTTTTTGTAACATGTTTCATAACcatctttctttcattaaatagTCTATTGTGTGAatgtgtcataatttatttaacattttctcctATTGCACAAACCAAAATtgtgaaaacattttcagtttcttcttaatCAAAGGAGGTGTGTATATACTCCTGTCTTCAGGTTAGGACAGTCCCTAACCAATACGgacctcattaaaataaaaattgcatcttttgtttttatgtgtgcATTCGGTTGCTAATGAGGTTaattattttcatacatttgttGGCATTTtgttcagtaaaatattttatggttttctatTACTGGTGCCGTACTTAGAAAGTCTATTCcatgattttataatatatattcttgTGGTCTTCCCATGTTCTAATTTTCTAACTTAAGCTTATAAACCATGTGGAAATTTTATTGTGTGCTCCAATATAACTTGATGTTTTCTAAAGAGTTGTCCTAATGGTGTATTTCATAATTCTTGAAGTAAAATACCACCAGTATCATGAAATATGTAATGTGCTTACATAGGGGAGGCTTTTTTGCAAACAGATTACCTTTAACTGACAAACAGCATCATGAGTAAACCAAAGGGAAGATGGGTAGACGTTTAAATGTGCACTTCCTTGTCAGTAGATTTGCAGTGTGTTGTCTCTAACTGGttagttttattaaaaagcaaacaactgaTTTGAGGGGCTTGAATATTCATTCATAGTGTATTggtttgagattttaaaaaggactctagaaattaaaattttgctcCTGAGCTTTAGATAGTTGTagttaggggaaaaaatgttaataatatttgttCCCTAGCATATCTGTATTTGTCGTATTTTACGTTTTCCTCTCACCTTTTTCCTGCAGATTAAGACCTGGTTCCAGAACCAGAGAATGAAATGTAAGAGGTGGCAGAAATACAACTGGCCAAAGAACAGCAGCTATATGACTCGGGTAACaggaaacttatttttcttctctatcctTTCGATGACTTTTTAGTTTTGTCCATTGCTGAAGCATACAACCCCAGCCACAGACAATTCTGATTTCCTTGTACCCTTTCAGTTGGTTAACCCACCATTCTCTTTCAGAAGGGCTCAGCAACTGCAGAGTACCCGGGCCTCTCTTCCTGTCACCAGGGATGCCTGGTGAATGCTTCTGGAAACTTTTCAATGTGGAGCAACCAGGCCTACAATAACCCAACTTGGAACAACCATTCCTGGAACAGCCAATCTTGGAGCTACCATTCCTGGAACAGTCAGACTTGGTGCCCTCAATCCTGGAATAACCAGTCTTGGAACAACCAAGCCTGGAACAATCAGTTCTACGGTTATGGGGAGGAAGCCCTGCCACCACAGATCCAGTTCCAGCAAAATCGACCTGTCAGTGATTTGGAGGCCACCTTGGAAACTGCTGAGGAAAGCTATGATGTGATACAGCAAACCCCTAAGTATTGTGGTACACAGCAAATCATGGATTTATTCCCAAATTACTCCATGAATATACAGCCTGACGATGTGTGACGATGAGTATATTATGCAATCAATTTGGGCAGTGCCTGCGTCACTTCTAGGATTTTTCTATGTATCTCTGCCTTGATATCCTGCTTCTTTCTCATTATGCCTATTGTGTTAATTTGGAGGGGTGGGAGTGTAGGGTATGACTGGAGTCTAATCAAAGAGGTTCCTGTAGCCTTACTGCTATAAacaaaatgatgataaaaaatgTCTCTGGCTATAGATAACTagatataataatattttggatatctTTAGGACCTAGAATCTTGTCTCAAGAACAGAAAGTAAAAGTATAAAGATGTGTGATGAAGGATTAGTCACATATTCTGGGGTTGGGAGGCTTGCTTAAAAACCTCAACTCAGGTGAGAGGTTAATGAGCTATAATATGCTTCATTGATTTCCTCTGCCCCTTTTGCTGTTTTACTACAACGTTTAATTTGTTAATTACTTAAGTATTTGTAAAAGATGTTTTTGTACTTTGCTGTATCACGATAATAGTACCAGTTTGGCTGGTTGGTTTATAAGTTTAAGTGCAAATAAATACAACGTCTATTTTACCTTTAGTTGTCTCTACTATGATTTCACCCAGTGGCCCAATGAGTAAAAATTCGCTAAACCTGCATTTTtgatgtggggggaaaaattaattgaaatctTCTCTAGTCATTGGGAAGACTATTATCTTAGAAATGAGTAAAGGAAAAGTAACCACAAATACAATGCTAGGTGACTGATTAATTAAACCTGAACAAACTTCCTCCTTGTGTGTGTAATATTAAAACAATTTGTAGTTACTTGCGGTTGAAGAGTGCCACATCTGGAAGACTTGGAATAGAGAAGCGATAAGCAGAGTTCCTAGGTTTCTAAAGAGGTTGAATGAAGGGCAGCTGGGGGAGAGGTAAATAATGGAATCTCACCCTGTAACTCAGGAAAGGTTCTGTGACTGCTCTTCAGTACAGTTATACTCTGCTAGAAAGAACTATGTtgaaaagagattatttttaaacatttaaaaaataaaatgccagctTTTATTTGTGTGATCCTTAAATTTGTAGACAGAAcaatttaatgtcattttaatatatgaatcTACAAATGtattaatgttaacatttttaaaaattggaccaGCAACCAAAGTGTAGGTAAATTCTAGGGCTAGTTTGaaatagctttttttccccccaggtaaACTTACCGGCTTAGAAGGATGTAAGCAGCCCTCTATAAACTATACTAACCCCTTTTCTACTATCCTTTTCCCATCTTGGCTTGAAGCCCCAAAGTGATCTGATTGGGAGCACTTTAGTTCTTCACTCTGCCTTCTTGCTCCATGGAAACTCCGGCTTTCTGAAGCAGCAGAGATGCAGAGAATAACGAGAGCAGTTTCTTGGTCATTTTCCTCATGGTTCCTCCAATTTTCCAATGTTGCTCTATAATCTTATCCAATACAATTTATAGACATTTgtcaaaagaagaatgaagtcagGGATAATTTCTGCCAAGACCTAAGGAC of the Rhinolophus sinicus isolate RSC01 linkage group LG02, ASM3656204v1, whole genome shotgun sequence genome contains:
- the NANOG gene encoding homeobox protein NANOG isoform X1 is translated as MSVDLACPQSPPCPEASNSRDSSPEPEIYGPEENYASLQMSSAETLHTENVSPLPSSMDLLIQNSPDSSTSPSVILPTSVENTVKKEEKVQVKKQKIRTVFSQTQLCVLNERFQRQKYLSLQQMQELSNILNLSYKQIKTWFQNQRMKCKRWQKYNWPKNSSYMTRKGSATAEYPGLSSCHQGCLVNASGNFSMWSNQAYNNPTWNNHSWNSQSWSYHSWNSQTWCPQSWNNQSWNNQAWNNQFYGYGEEALPPQIQFQQNRPVSDLEATLETAEESYDVIQQTPKYCGTQQIMDLFPNYSMNIQPDDV
- the NANOG gene encoding homeobox protein NANOG isoform X2, which translates into the protein MSVDLACPQSPPCPEASNSRDSSPEPEIYGPEENYASLQMSSAETLHTENVSPLPSSMDLLIQNSPDSSTSPSVILPTSVENTVKKEEKVQVKKQKIRTVFSQTQLCVLNERFQRQKYLSLQQMQELSNILNLSYKQIKTWFQNQRMKCKRWQKYNWPKNSSYMTRGCLVNASGNFSMWSNQAYNNPTWNNHSWNSQSWSYHSWNSQTWCPQSWNNQSWNNQAWNNQFYGYGEEALPPQIQFQQNRPVSDLEATLETAEESYDVIQQTPKYCGTQQIMDLFPNYSMNIQPDDV